Proteins from a single region of Runella sp. SP2:
- a CDS encoding glycosyltransferase family 9 protein, which produces MKRYYSGTPRETIPMRLTDFFIDAYAKWFYKKRKRASISSAPKVLVASLGHMGDALTVSYMFPLIRQKYPDAIIDVLTPTWCKVVSECNPFVRQIICIDHFLSNRAKVSDWQKMKQFYATFKKAIAVLKGEEYDYYIDVRTSNAVSHFILPFTQVKKAIGFNRRGQGGLLDVELTLPENTCFHHFDTYAALLKEMGIEAILEEVKPYFPILPTISWETIGVKFPTPLTEPYVMLFPETGEPHRQMSLSFWADIVKRLLQESPFSVVFCGQTDLSSKIIDEITQTTGESERLINASRLLSIHELAYVANEATYALTLDSFPEHLTCIFCKTITIYRVSGLPFFPIANFPALLFHGHQPSVGIEYVRKNVEIHYYPETDIPEVKNKIAERILLEKVVS; this is translated from the coding sequence ATGAAGCGATATTACAGCGGAACCCCTCGCGAAACAATTCCGATGCGTTTGACCGATTTTTTTATAGATGCCTATGCCAAATGGTTCTATAAAAAAAGAAAACGTGCTTCTATTTCGAGTGCCCCAAAGGTATTGGTGGCTTCGTTGGGGCACATGGGGGATGCCTTGACGGTTTCATATATGTTTCCGCTAATTCGTCAAAAATACCCTGATGCCATTATTGATGTACTGACCCCTACTTGGTGTAAGGTAGTAAGTGAATGCAATCCTTTCGTTCGTCAAATCATTTGCATCGACCACTTTCTAAGCAATCGAGCAAAGGTGAGTGATTGGCAAAAGATGAAGCAGTTTTATGCAACATTCAAGAAAGCAATTGCAGTATTGAAAGGTGAAGAGTACGATTATTACATCGACGTCCGTACTTCAAATGCGGTTTCTCATTTTATTCTACCTTTTACCCAAGTAAAAAAAGCGATTGGGTTTAATCGCAGAGGGCAAGGTGGATTGCTCGATGTGGAATTGACTCTGCCCGAAAATACGTGTTTTCACCATTTCGATACCTACGCAGCCTTGCTGAAAGAAATGGGTATTGAGGCAATATTGGAAGAAGTAAAACCGTATTTCCCCATTTTACCTACTATTTCGTGGGAGACAATTGGGGTAAAATTCCCCACGCCGTTGACAGAGCCGTATGTGATGCTATTTCCTGAAACTGGGGAACCGCATCGACAAATGAGCCTCTCGTTTTGGGCGGATATTGTGAAACGGTTGTTGCAAGAATCTCCCTTCTCGGTGGTTTTTTGTGGTCAAACGGATTTGTCTTCAAAAATTATTGATGAAATAACACAGACAACAGGGGAATCTGAGCGACTTATCAATGCGTCTCGGTTATTGTCCATTCATGAGTTGGCGTACGTCGCCAACGAGGCAACTTACGCCTTAACCCTCGATTCTTTCCCTGAACATTTAACGTGTATTTTTTGTAAAACCATCACGATTTATCGGGTTTCGGGCTTGCCGTTTTTCCCGATTGCTAATTTTCCTGCATTGCTCTTCCACGGGCATCAACCCAGCGTAGGCATAGAATACGTCCGCAAAAATGTTGAAATTCACTACTATCCTGAAACGGATATTCCTGAAGTGAAGAACAAGATTGCGGAACGAATACTGCTAGAGAAAGTAGTTAGCTAA
- a CDS encoding DUF5672 family protein yields the protein MNPVVVVIPIYKSNFTVHEQIAFTQCLKVLAEHPIKIVKPQSLNLDYLQKLHPQLQFEPFTDDYFKSVQTYNRLMLSTEFYERFLSYEYLLIYQLDAFVFRDELLEWCKKGYDYIGAPWRIERDFSSVTDKLIFRLKKQLAIWLDLRDKNRNNQPLDIVLKMTVGNGGFSLRKVQKMLDIVRAQRPTIERYLAGKGSFYNEDVFFCLEMNRYFQRVRVPHWREALRFAVEDMPTKSFNLNDQQLPFGCHAWDIHELEFWKEKFHQLGYTF from the coding sequence ATGAACCCAGTCGTCGTTGTTATTCCCATTTATAAATCCAACTTTACTGTTCACGAGCAGATTGCTTTTACCCAATGCTTAAAAGTTTTAGCCGAACATCCCATTAAAATCGTAAAGCCGCAGTCGCTGAACCTTGACTATTTACAGAAACTTCATCCTCAATTACAGTTTGAACCTTTTACGGACGATTATTTTAAAAGTGTTCAGACGTACAACCGATTGATGCTTTCGACGGAGTTCTACGAACGCTTTTTGAGTTACGAGTATTTGCTTATTTATCAGCTGGATGCGTTTGTATTTCGGGACGAACTGCTAGAGTGGTGTAAAAAAGGGTATGATTACATCGGGGCGCCTTGGCGGATTGAGCGAGATTTTTCGTCGGTTACGGATAAGCTCATTTTTCGTCTCAAAAAGCAATTGGCGATTTGGCTGGATTTGCGTGATAAAAACCGAAACAACCAACCGTTGGATATTGTTCTCAAAATGACCGTAGGTAACGGCGGGTTTTCGCTTCGTAAGGTTCAAAAAATGCTTGACATTGTACGTGCTCAGCGTCCTACAATTGAGCGTTATTTAGCGGGAAAAGGCTCTTTTTATAATGAAGACGTCTTTTTTTGCCTTGAAATGAACCGATACTTCCAGCGGGTACGGGTACCTCATTGGCGCGAAGCTTTGCGGTTTGCCGTGGAAGATATGCCGACAAAATCGTTTAATCTCAACGACCAACAGCTCCCTTTTGGCTGTCATGCGTGGGATATCCATGAACTGGAGTTTTGGAAAGAAAAATTTCACCAACTGGGTTATACTTTTTAA
- the atpA gene encoding F0F1 ATP synthase subunit alpha translates to MVAVRPDEVSAILREQLAGAKTDAQLEEVGTVLQIGDGVARIYGLTKVQAGELLVFANGLKALALNLEEDNVGAVLLGESSEIKEGDTVKRTGEIASVKVGEGIIGRVVNTLAEPIDGMGPIQGETYEMPLERKAPGVIYRQPVTEPLQTGIKSIDAMIPIGRGQRELVIGDRQTGKTAVCIDTIINQKEFYDKGEPVYCIYVACGQKASTVKQVEATLRRYGAMDYTVIVSASAADPSPMQFFAPFTGAAIGEYFRDTGRPALVVYDDLSKQAVAYREVSLLLRRPPGREAYPGDVFYLHSRLLERAAKINTSDEIAKNMNDLPPSLKDKVKGGGSLTALPIIETQAGDVSAYIPTNVISITDGQIFLESNLFNAGIRPAINVGISVSRVGGNAQIKSMKKVAGTLKLDQAQFRELEAFAKFGSDLDASTKLTIDRGRRNQEILKQGQFSPVSVGDQVAIIYASINGVLDKVNVSKVKEFETEFIHQLKASHPEVLKALAAGKLDDSVTDTIKKLGRELAPKYA, encoded by the coding sequence ATGGTAGCTGTAAGACCGGATGAGGTTTCGGCGATACTTCGGGAACAATTGGCAGGAGCCAAAACCGACGCCCAACTCGAAGAAGTAGGTACGGTGCTCCAAATAGGTGACGGTGTAGCCCGTATCTATGGCCTTACCAAAGTACAAGCAGGAGAGCTTCTCGTGTTTGCAAATGGCCTCAAAGCCCTTGCCCTCAACCTCGAAGAAGATAACGTCGGAGCGGTATTGCTCGGCGAATCGTCCGAAATCAAAGAAGGTGATACCGTAAAACGTACTGGCGAAATCGCCTCTGTAAAAGTAGGTGAAGGAATCATCGGACGTGTAGTAAACACGCTTGCGGAACCTATCGACGGTATGGGACCTATCCAAGGTGAAACGTACGAAATGCCACTTGAGCGTAAAGCACCAGGGGTTATCTATCGTCAGCCTGTAACTGAGCCTCTTCAAACAGGTATCAAATCAATCGACGCCATGATTCCTATCGGACGTGGCCAACGCGAATTGGTGATTGGTGACCGTCAAACGGGTAAAACAGCCGTTTGTATCGATACCATCATCAACCAGAAAGAATTCTACGACAAAGGTGAGCCAGTATATTGTATCTACGTAGCTTGCGGTCAGAAAGCCTCTACCGTGAAGCAAGTAGAAGCTACCCTCCGTCGTTATGGAGCAATGGACTACACTGTTATCGTTTCGGCGTCAGCAGCAGATCCATCACCAATGCAGTTCTTTGCACCGTTTACGGGTGCTGCCATCGGGGAATATTTCCGCGATACTGGCCGTCCTGCTTTGGTAGTTTACGATGACTTGTCAAAACAAGCCGTTGCTTACCGCGAGGTATCTCTTTTGCTCCGTCGCCCACCAGGCCGCGAAGCTTATCCAGGAGACGTATTCTATCTTCACAGCCGTTTGCTAGAACGTGCCGCGAAAATCAACACGTCGGACGAAATTGCGAAAAACATGAACGACTTGCCACCTTCGTTGAAAGACAAAGTAAAAGGCGGTGGTTCATTGACCGCCCTTCCAATCATTGAAACACAAGCGGGTGACGTATCGGCGTATATTCCAACCAACGTAATCTCAATTACGGACGGTCAAATTTTCTTGGAGTCTAACCTCTTCAACGCAGGTATCCGTCCAGCCATCAACGTAGGTATCTCGGTATCACGCGTGGGTGGTAACGCACAGATCAAGTCAATGAAGAAAGTAGCAGGTACGCTTAAACTTGACCAAGCGCAGTTCCGTGAATTGGAAGCGTTTGCCAAGTTTGGTTCAGACCTTGATGCTTCTACTAAATTGACCATCGACCGTGGTCGCCGCAACCAAGAAATCTTGAAACAAGGTCAATTCTCACCAGTAAGTGTAGGCGACCAAGTAGCGATTATCTATGCTTCTATCAACGGCGTATTGGATAAAGTAAACGTTTCAAAAGTAAAAGAATTTGAAACCGAATTTATCCACCAATTGAAAGCTTCGCATCCAGAAGTGTTGAAAGCATTGGCTGCTGGCAAATTGGACGATTCAGTAACAGATACTATCAAGAAACTAGGTCGCGAACTCGCTCCTAAATACGCTTAA